The genome window CCAAAACTGGGAAAGGACTCCTCTCTGATCATACCTGCTAGGCATGATAGTGATGGGTGTGTTTTGCTGGCAGAAGCAACAAAAGTTCTATTTGAGCAGCAAAATAAGATATGCTTAGGAAAGCAAATacaatgaaaatcagaaatcaaattatttatttaatgtagtTCAAATCCATCCCTGGCGAGTATCTACTGTCTGcaatttttaattgcttttttgttgctgttgtttttagtttgtttgggttttttctcatttatctatttaattaatttccttttgagTTTGAGTTCCAGCTTGTCCCAGTTCTGCTCTGTTCAGGTTTAGCAGCTGATTAACCTGTTTGCTGTGTCTCAGCAGACTGAACAAATGGGTTTtgtgtgaggaggaagtcagtggCAGCCTGTTTGCTTCGGCAAAGGCAGAAAGGTGAATTCTGGCAGGCTGTGTGCCTTGTCTCCTTATCCAGTTTATCTCTGAAGACCTCATCTGCCATTGGCACTGTGGCCATGTCACTGATTgtgcatttctcttttctcctcctctcccatcctGAGTGTTTGCTGTTCTTCAGTAACAGCCCAGATCTTCATTCTGTGGTTCCCAGTTTGGGGCCGCTTCAggagcaagaaagaaaaatctggaagtctgcctgcctgccccaaGGGGACAGCAACTGCAAAGATGGGAAATTCAAAATTACTgcatttagtattttttaattcatcaaTATGCACAGTTAAATTTTAGGAGGGTTGAGTCAAGATATACACAAAAGTACAGATGAGTTGTATTTGAGATCAAGTAATGCATTTAATTGGATTCCAACTGCTTAtaacttttcccttttttaaccTCAGACTTTGAACTCTgtaattcctttattttaaaattttgttctaTCCATTACTCTATGTCCCCAACAAAATCACTTGCTTCTATTGTCTtctctatttaatttttttaagtctaaTTTCAGGAAGATGCCTAAAGTTTCTGAAGTTACGACTAAAGCTGACATCAAACCAAAATCTATGCATCGTGCCAAAATATGGTCAGATGTTGTAGAGAACTTATACAGATTTCAGCAAGCTGGATACAGAGATGAGGTGGAATATAAACAAGTAAAACAAGTTGATCAGGTAAGATTTAGAACTTTGTAAGAGTTGCTACTTTGAACTTCTGTCTCATATAAAATGGTTAAATAAAAATGGAGGTGCTgcttatttcctttcatttagGCTAGGTTCTGATAGAGTGGCTTTCCTCACAGGTCTGACTTGAATTCTTGAGCTGTTGTTAACTGTGTAGAATAACTCATTTCACAGAAGTGAAGCAGAAATACTACCCAGCCTGTGTTTTGTTCCCGATCTCTGATGCATTTAGAAGCATCACAGATCTCTTTGAACAGATGTAGCTGATCTCCAAGGGAATCATTCAGTGttcaggaaagaaatgtttcaaagTGAGCTCCCTGAAGCTTCCCCATTAGTCTGTCAATAGACTTGATAGGAAACTTGTTGATTGTCCGTGGAGTCAGTCCTGTGCACTGCTACTGCTTCAGTTTGCAGTTGGATTGTGTGGTAGCACAGTCAGGCTTTGTGCACTTTCAGAGCTTGGCCTCTATCAAAATGATGTCCACAATGCAAATATTTGAGCTGTACTAAAGGCAGTTGTGACACAGGCTCTTGTCAACACCAGGGACTTGTGCCTCTGCTCACTGCAGCTGTTAGTGATGCTCCCCAGCACATCAAATGAGCTATTGAGTAGTGGCCAAATTTCCATGGTTACTCTAGGTTCAAAACAGCAACCAACAGGTTAATACAGCAAACAATATAGCATTTTTATTACAGCTCTGTAATTTAGCTTCTAAAGCAGCAACTATAGTACAAAGaacacacttttaaaatatgctgaCCTGCCATGCACATAAGAAACCACAGAAAGTTCCAAGAAACTCACTCCCCATCGAGTTAactcaaaacacagcaaaacactTTGATGTGCATAATAAAATGCcgtttattattttattgtggGCTCTGATACCACTGCAAAGGCTGTGGTACAATTTTCAGTAAGTGCAGAAGGAAATCATGTAATTATTGTGGTAGGATCTGTGTGTTCAAGATTtatggcagggcacagcccctggcagttAAACCCTGATGAAAGTTAAAGAATACCACTGACTAATTGCAATGTGAGTGAGCATTCAGTTCCAGCATGCCAGGGCCTGGCAGTGATTCCCTTTCAACTTACATATTCCAAAATTTCTTGTTGAGTCCACATTAGTCTATAATGCAGCTGTTACTAAAGGTGCAGTTATAATGTAGGTGGAATGAATATTAAGGCTGTTATGTTTAGACAGACAATGCAAATAACACAGCTGTATGCCTGAAGCCATAAGGTAAGTGATGAAACCACTTCTGGGGCTTCCAGTTAGAGAATGCTCTAGTCTGACATCCTGTTGTCAGCTCTGCCTGGAAGAGAAATAAGATGCTTATTACCTGATTTTTAAGGTTTAGTTAATCAGAAGCAGTCATAGATGCTCAAGCTGAAAGAGCTACTAAAGCCATAAAGCTGTTAAATATGCAAATGCTGAAGTCTTTAATTTAAAGGTTTACACCTTTAATGAAACAGCGAAGAGCACCAGGCTGATGCTGAGTTGATGTGGGACTGATCCTATTGTCTTTGAGACTGATACAGTCTGAAGCTTAccttattttcattaaaatactaataaaaagcacatttttcatGGTCAGAAGGATCTGAAGGAAATCTTGAAATATATGTCAGTCTTACAGAAGCAGACACTTGCAGCCTCTCAGATTACTGAATAACTGAATAGCATCAATGTTATATTCctaaaaaaggtgttttaaaaact of Molothrus ater isolate BHLD 08-10-18 breed brown headed cowbird chromosome 5, BPBGC_Mater_1.1, whole genome shotgun sequence contains these proteins:
- the MEIG1 gene encoding meiosis expressed gene 1 protein homolog isoform X2 yields the protein MPKVSEVTTKADIKPKSMHRAKIWSDVVENLYRFQQAGYRDEVEYKQVKQVDQVECWPETGFVKKLQRRDNTFYYYNRQRECEDKDVRKVKIYVY